The Candidatus Sphingomonas colombiensis genome contains the following window.
CGAGCATTGCCGCGCCCGGCTCCCCGGAGGCAAGGCGATATGTCCCCTCCGGCAACGAGGTGCCGAGCGAGGCGATCCGCCACGGCGAGCTTTCCGGCTCCGGGCAGACGAGCAGGTACGACCAGTCCTCCGCGCCCTCTCCGGGAAGCACCGCGCGCTCGCCCGCTTTGCCGGCCACCCGGTTCGCCGCGATCGCACTGCGCACCCGTGGCGGCTGACCGGCGAGCCAGTCGGAGAAGGCGCTTGGATGGACGACATGGATCGTGCGTGCCGGCTGGCCGCGATCGGGCTGGAGCATAGGGGTAAAGTCCGTCATGCCGTCACCAAAGCAGGACTTGTGCCCGCGCGCAACGCGAGCGGTTTGCAACCGCGGATGCACATTCTACATCACCGGCATGACAACGCACTCCACCCGCATGCTGATTCTCGGTTCCGGCCCGGCCGGTCTTTCCGCCGCCATCTATGGCGCGCGTGCCGGGATGCAGCCGATCGTCGTTCAGGGCATCCAGCCCGGCGGCCAGCTCACCACCACGACCGATGTGGAAAACTATCCCGGTTTCGCGGAGGTGATCCAGGGCCCGTGGCTGATGGAACAGATGCAGAAACAGGCCGAGCATGTCGGCACGCGGCTGATGTGGGATACGATCGTCGAGGTCGATCTGTCGAAGCGCCCCTTTCGTCTGATCGGTGACGGCGGCGACGTTTACGAAGGCGATGTGCTCGTGATCGCCACCGGCGCGCAGGCCAAATGGCTCGGCATCGACAGCGAGGAGCCGATGAAGGGCAAGGGCGTCAGCGCCTGCGCAACCTGCGACGGCTTCTTCTATCGCGGCAAGAAGGTCGCGGTGATCGGCGGCGGCAACACCGCTGTCGAAGAGGCGCTCTACCTCACCAACCATTCCGACAATGTGACGCTGATCCACCGCCGCGATGCGCTGCGTGCGGAGAAGATCCTGCAAGAGCGGTTGTTCGCGCATCCCAACATCACGGTGATGTGGAACAAGGAAGTGCGTGAATTCGTCGACGGTGGCGGCACGGCGGGGCTGGTCGCGCTCGACCTGCACGATACGGTGACCGGCGAGCAGTCGCGGCTCGATGTGGAGGGCGGCTTCGTCGCGATCGGACATCACCCGGCGACCGAGTTGTTCCGTGGTCATGTCGAGCTGGATGCCGACGGTTATATCGCGGTGCAGACCGGCTCGACGCGCACCAACGTGCCGGGCGTCTTCGCGTGCGGCGACGTGATGGACAAGATCTATCGGCAGGCGGTCACCGCCGCCGGCACCGGCTGCATGGCGGCGCTGGATGCCGAGCGCTTCCTCGCCGAAGCCGATTTCGAGAAGCTGGCCGAGGCCGCGGAGTAGGCTTGCACCAGTTGCGAAGGTGACGCACACCTTCGCGTGAAACAAAATAACCGGGGGGAATCATGAAGTTTCGGATCGCGCTCGCGCTGTCGGCGGTCAGCATCGTGCTGGCGACGCCCGCCATCGCGCAGGACAAGAAGGCTGAAGACAAGGCGCCGGCGGAGAGGGGCGGCGATCCGACCATCCCGCCGCCGGTCGTTTCCGTCACGCATCACACGGGTACGTTCGGCGGTGTGAAGATCGCCTATCGCGCGATCGCGGGCGAAACCTATCTGAAGGACAAGGACGGCAAGCCGCTCGCGGCGCTCACCTCGTATAGCTATATCAAGGAAGGGCCGACCGATCCGAACCGGCCGGTTACCTTCCTGTGGAACGGCGGCCCCGGTTCCGGCTCCTTGTGGCTCCAGATGGGCGCGTTCGGCCCGAAGCGGGTGGTGCTGCCCGATGCCAAGGACGATGGCGCGCCGCCTTACCGGATTATCGACAATAACGCGTCGTTGCTCGATGTGACCGATATCGTCTTCATCGATCCGGTCGGCACCGGCTTCAGTCGCGCGCTCGGCAAAACCGATCCCAAGGACTATTGGGGCGTTACCGCCGACGCCAAGTCGATGGCGCGTTTCATCCGGCTGTGGCTCGATGCCAATGGCCGATGGAACGCGCCCAAGTTCATCGGTGGTGAAAGCTATGGCACCACGCGCTCGGCGGCTGTGATCAACGAGTTGGAAGGCAGCTACACCGACGTTGCGGTGAACGGCATCATCCTGATCTCCTCGATCATGGATTTCAGCCAGGCGGCGGAAGCGCCCGGCAATGAGCTTGGTTATGTCACCAACCTGCCGTCGATGGCTGCGACTGCTTGGTATCACAACAAGGTGCCGAACAAACCTGCCACGGTAGAGGAGTTCGTCGCTGAGGCCCGCGCCTGGGCGATCGGGCCCTATGCGTCGGCGCTGCTCAAGGGCAACAACCTTTCGGCCGAAGAGCGCGCGCAGATCCTGCCGCAGCTTTCGCGCTTTACCGGCGTATCGCAGACCTTCCTTCAGAATGCCGATCTGCGTCTCTCGCCGGGGCGGTTCTACAAGGAACTGCTACGTGATCGCGGGCTGACGATCGGGCGGCTCGATACGCGCTACACCGGCAAGGATTACGACAATGCGGGCGAGGAGCCGGATAACGATCCCAGCTTCTACGGCATCGACGGCTCCTATACTGCGGCGATGAACTGGTGGGCGCGCGAGGGCCTGAAATATTCGCCCGAGCTGGTCTATTCTTCGATTGGTGGCGTGCGCGACTGGGACTGGAAGATCCCGGGGCCGCGCGGCGGCCAGATTTACACCAACGTCGCGCCCTATATCGGTCGTGCAATGCGTGAGAACAGTGGGCTGCGCGTATTCGCGGGGCAGGGCTATTATGATTTCGCGACGCCCTTCTTCGGCGCGGAATATTCATTCAGCCGTACTGGCATGCCCACCGATGGGCGGATCGAATGGCATTATTATCACGCCGGGCACATGATGTACGTGCGTGATGAAGATTTGCAGAAACTTTCCAACGATATCCGCGCGTTTATTCGCAAGCGGTAACAAGATCGCGGACTGCCGCCGTCAGCGCGGCGGCGTCCGTGGTTCGCGCGAAACTGTGTGAGGTGGAGGGGATTGCGATCGTGCGCGGCGCGATCCCCGCCCGCCGCGCTGCGTCAGCATAAGCGATGGCGGTGGCATCCTCCTGCGCGAGAATGACGGTTGCGTTCGATCCCCAGTTCGCAATGGCGGGAAGCGCGGTTGCCGCGAGCGAATTGGCTTGAGTAGATTTCTCCGAAACACGCCGTAAACCACGGATAAATTTAACTATCGAAACGCCGCCGCTCATTGCGCGGCGCCATGCCGTCGGATCGCGCAGCCGTGCCGCATAATGCGCCCGGATCGCGGCGGCCGGGGGTAACTCGTCCACCGGCTCGACCACCCATGGATTGGCGAGCAGCACGCGCGCGATCTTCGCCTCATGCCCATGGAGCGCCAACGTGGTTGCGGCGTCGCAATTGCCGAACGCGACCAGTCGGGTGACGTGCGGCGCTTCCGCACGAAAGGCGTCGCAGGCCGCGAGCAGATCGTCTCGCGCTTCGCGGAAACCTCGATTGTCCCCGCTCGAATCGCCGATTCCGCGCCGATCGTAGCGGAACACGGGCACGCCGGCCGCCGCCAGCGCTGCCGCCAGCGTGGCCATGCCGCGATGTGCGCCCGCGCGAATCTCGTTCCCGCCGGAAACGATCAGCAGCCCGGTCGTGCCGCGCGCTTCATCAAGTGAGCCGATCAGCATATCGCCGTCGCAGGGAAAGGCGATCAGCCGGCG
Protein-coding sequences here:
- the trxB gene encoding thioredoxin-disulfide reductase, with the protein product MTTHSTRMLILGSGPAGLSAAIYGARAGMQPIVVQGIQPGGQLTTTTDVENYPGFAEVIQGPWLMEQMQKQAEHVGTRLMWDTIVEVDLSKRPFRLIGDGGDVYEGDVLVIATGAQAKWLGIDSEEPMKGKGVSACATCDGFFYRGKKVAVIGGGNTAVEEALYLTNHSDNVTLIHRRDALRAEKILQERLFAHPNITVMWNKEVREFVDGGGTAGLVALDLHDTVTGEQSRLDVEGGFVAIGHHPATELFRGHVELDADGYIAVQTGSTRTNVPGVFACGDVMDKIYRQAVTAAGTGCMAALDAERFLAEADFEKLAEAAE
- a CDS encoding peptidase S10, whose amino-acid sequence is MKFRIALALSAVSIVLATPAIAQDKKAEDKAPAERGGDPTIPPPVVSVTHHTGTFGGVKIAYRAIAGETYLKDKDGKPLAALTSYSYIKEGPTDPNRPVTFLWNGGPGSGSLWLQMGAFGPKRVVLPDAKDDGAPPYRIIDNNASLLDVTDIVFIDPVGTGFSRALGKTDPKDYWGVTADAKSMARFIRLWLDANGRWNAPKFIGGESYGTTRSAAVINELEGSYTDVAVNGIILISSIMDFSQAAEAPGNELGYVTNLPSMAATAWYHNKVPNKPATVEEFVAEARAWAIGPYASALLKGNNLSAEERAQILPQLSRFTGVSQTFLQNADLRLSPGRFYKELLRDRGLTIGRLDTRYTGKDYDNAGEEPDNDPSFYGIDGSYTAAMNWWAREGLKYSPELVYSSIGGVRDWDWKIPGPRGGQIYTNVAPYIGRAMRENSGLRVFAGQGYYDFATPFFGAEYSFSRTGMPTDGRIEWHYYHAGHMMYVRDEDLQKLSNDIRAFIRKR
- a CDS encoding hydrolase 1, exosortase A system-associated; this encodes MRRLIAFPCDGDMLIGSLDEARGTTGLLIVSGGNEIRAGAHRGMATLAAALAAAGVPVFRYDRRGIGDSSGDNRGFREARDDLLAACDAFRAEAPHVTRLVAFGNCDAATTLALHGHEAKIARVLLANPWVVEPVDELPPAAAIRAHYAARLRDPTAWRRAMSGGVSIVKFIRGLRRVSEKSTQANSLAATALPAIANWGSNATVILAQEDATAIAYADAARRAGIAPRTIAIPSTSHSFARTTDAAALTAAVRDLVTACE